One Sporichthyaceae bacterium genomic region harbors:
- a CDS encoding alpha-ketoacid dehydrogenase subunit beta → MSAQTTTLAKGVNMGLRAAMDRDPRVVLLGEDIGRLGGVFRVTDGLQKDFGEARVVDTPLAESGILGTAIGMALRGYRPVCEIQFDGFVFPAFDQIVCQLAKMRVRSAGTVKMPVVVRIPFGGGIGAVEHHSESPEAYFAHTAGLRVVVCSNPIDAYWMIQQAIASDDPIIFFEPKRRYWEKAELDVEAGPPAESLHTARVLREGTDLTLAAYGPMVKVCLDSAVAAEEDGRSLEVLDLRSLSPLDTTTLFNSVRRTGRLVVVHEAPVNIGVGAEIAAAVQEHCFHSLEAPTLRVGGFDTPYPPSRIEEDYLPDLDRVLDAVDRSLAY, encoded by the coding sequence ATGAGCGCCCAGACCACCACCCTGGCCAAAGGCGTCAACATGGGCCTGCGGGCCGCGATGGACCGCGACCCGCGGGTCGTGCTGCTCGGTGAGGACATCGGCCGGCTCGGCGGGGTCTTCCGGGTCACCGACGGCCTGCAGAAGGACTTCGGTGAGGCCCGGGTCGTCGACACCCCGCTGGCCGAGTCCGGCATCCTCGGCACCGCGATCGGTATGGCGCTGCGCGGCTACCGCCCGGTGTGCGAGATCCAGTTCGACGGCTTCGTGTTCCCGGCCTTCGACCAGATCGTCTGCCAGCTGGCCAAGATGCGGGTGCGGTCGGCCGGCACGGTGAAGATGCCGGTCGTGGTGCGCATCCCGTTCGGCGGCGGCATCGGCGCGGTGGAGCACCACTCGGAGTCCCCGGAGGCGTACTTCGCGCACACCGCGGGTCTGCGCGTGGTCGTCTGCTCCAACCCGATCGACGCGTATTGGATGATCCAGCAGGCCATCGCCTCGGACGACCCGATCATCTTCTTCGAGCCCAAGCGCCGCTACTGGGAGAAGGCCGAACTCGACGTCGAGGCCGGCCCGCCCGCCGAGTCGCTGCACACCGCGCGGGTGCTGCGCGAGGGCACCGACCTGACGCTGGCCGCCTACGGCCCGATGGTGAAGGTGTGTTTGGACTCCGCGGTCGCCGCGGAGGAGGACGGGCGGTCGCTGGAGGTCCTTGACCTGCGTTCGCTGTCCCCGCTGGACACCACCACGCTGTTCAACTCCGTGCGTCGCACCGGCCGGTTGGTCGTCGTGCACGAGGCGCCGGTAAACATCGGCGTGGGTGCCGAGATCGCCGCCGCGGTGCAGGAACATTGCTTCCACTCGTTGGAGGCGCCGACGCTGCGCGTGGGTGGCTTCGACACCCCTTACCCGCCGTCCCGGATCGAGGAGGACTACCTTCCCGACCTGGACCGGGTGCTCGACGCCGTCGACCGTTCGCTCGCGTACTAG
- a CDS encoding fructosamine kinase family protein, with the protein MTAALADALGVAISDTQPVGGGDICRAARATLDDGRTIFIKTRPGAPPDFFRTEAAGLRRLAEAGGAPVPDVLAVTDDALALEWIEPGRPNPGAAEAFGRALAVTHRAAPAHFGGDGDGYLGSLRLPNRPANSWPELYREQRVGPALRKAIERDAINPRDALDVQRVLDNLEDVAGPEEPPALLHGDLWAGNVHWAANGLVYLIDPAVHGGHRETDLAMLALFGAPLLDRILAGYDAVYPPASGRDRRVPLHQLHPVVVHAALFGGGYGPRAGALARTMLADL; encoded by the coding sequence GTGACAGCAGCTCTGGCGGACGCTCTCGGCGTCGCCATCTCCGACACGCAGCCGGTTGGCGGCGGCGACATCTGCCGCGCGGCCCGGGCCACCCTGGACGACGGCCGCACGATCTTCATCAAAACCCGCCCCGGTGCCCCGCCGGACTTCTTCCGCACCGAGGCAGCGGGGCTGCGCCGGCTGGCCGAAGCAGGCGGCGCCCCGGTGCCGGATGTGCTCGCGGTCACCGATGACGCTCTCGCGCTGGAGTGGATCGAACCCGGCCGCCCGAACCCCGGCGCCGCCGAGGCGTTCGGTCGCGCGCTGGCCGTCACCCACCGAGCCGCGCCCGCGCACTTCGGCGGCGACGGCGACGGTTATCTCGGCTCGCTGCGCCTGCCCAACCGTCCGGCCAACAGCTGGCCGGAGCTCTATCGCGAGCAACGCGTCGGCCCGGCGCTGCGCAAGGCGATCGAGCGCGACGCGATCAACCCCCGCGACGCCCTCGACGTGCAACGCGTGCTGGACAACCTCGAGGACGTCGCCGGCCCCGAGGAGCCACCGGCGCTACTGCACGGCGACCTTTGGGCGGGCAACGTGCACTGGGCGGCCAATGGCCTCGTCTATTTGATCGACCCGGCGGTGCACGGCGGGCACCGGGAAACCGACCTGGCGATGCTCGCGCTGTTCGGAGCGCCGCTGCTGGACCGCATCCTGGCCGGCTACGACGCCGTGTACCCGCCCGCGTCCGGCCGCGACCGCCGCGTCCCGTTGCATCAGTTACATCCGGTGGTCGTGCACGCGGCGCTGTTCGGCGGTGGGTACGGCCCGCGGGCCGGAGCGCTGGCCCGCACGATGCTCGCCGACCTCTGA
- a CDS encoding phage holin family protein encodes MRTVLIRLGVNAAALWVAAGAVSGIALNKGAHDGRGSLGQRLLMLLIVAAIFAVVNTVVKPVVKLFSLPLFILTLGLIIFVINALMLLLTSAIADAMNVPFHVSGFKAALVGGLVISFVSWLINVVLPDSLEAR; translated from the coding sequence ATGCGGACTGTGCTGATCCGACTCGGCGTCAACGCCGCCGCGTTGTGGGTGGCAGCGGGTGCGGTGTCCGGCATCGCGCTGAACAAGGGCGCGCATGACGGACGCGGTTCGTTAGGGCAACGGCTGCTGATGCTGCTGATCGTCGCGGCGATCTTCGCCGTGGTGAACACGGTGGTGAAGCCGGTGGTGAAGCTGTTTTCGTTACCGCTTTTCATTCTCACGCTCGGACTGATCATCTTCGTGATCAACGCGTTGATGCTGCTGCTCACCAGCGCGATAGCCGATGCGATGAACGTGCCGTTCCACGTGAGCGGCTTCAAGGCGGCCTTGGTCGGCGGCCTGGTGATCAGCTTCGTCAGTTGGCTGATCAACGTCGTGTTGCCGGACAGCCTCGAAGCGCGCTGA
- a CDS encoding CsbD family protein, with the protein MGTSDKINNAIDDVSGKAKEAAGKLTGDRDAEREGQGDQARGQMKKAGENIKDAAKNVTDR; encoded by the coding sequence GTGGGTACTTCAGACAAGATCAACAACGCCATCGATGACGTGTCCGGCAAGGCCAAGGAGGCCGCCGGCAAGTTGACCGGGGACCGCGATGCCGAACGCGAAGGTCAGGGCGACCAGGCGCGCGGTCAGATGAAGAAGGCCGGCGAGAACATTAAGGACGCCGCGAAGAACGTCACCGATCGCTGA
- a CDS encoding class I SAM-dependent methyltransferase, producing MFWSSVGRRGNYGVDAPIVPVTQAMLGVVMLELGNRKISDQNDNQGWWLIGAGAILLCIALIYVHTARRGKFLVWSEVLGALNLAGDEKVLDLGCGRGAVTTLAAARVPRGSVLGVDSFRVRSRLTSSRGGTEDQIARRNAGLDGVADRVTFVQADVSRLNLDGNSFDLVVSGLGISAVPSAQGRQAALEEAVRVTRPGGRLVLADVRHIREYLQQLTDLGCVQVNQQPLGWRLWYGGPWLATTLVSARKPVD from the coding sequence GTGTTCTGGAGCAGCGTCGGGCGGCGCGGCAACTACGGTGTCGACGCCCCGATCGTTCCGGTCACCCAGGCGATGCTGGGCGTGGTGATGCTCGAACTGGGCAACCGCAAGATCTCCGACCAGAACGACAACCAGGGCTGGTGGCTGATCGGCGCCGGCGCGATCCTGTTGTGCATCGCGCTGATCTACGTGCACACCGCGCGCCGCGGCAAGTTTCTGGTCTGGTCCGAGGTGCTCGGCGCGCTGAACCTGGCCGGTGACGAGAAGGTGCTCGACCTGGGCTGCGGACGCGGGGCGGTGACCACGCTGGCCGCGGCCCGGGTACCGAGGGGTTCGGTGCTCGGGGTGGACTCGTTCCGGGTACGCAGCAGGCTGACCAGCTCCCGGGGCGGCACCGAGGACCAGATCGCGCGACGCAACGCCGGTCTGGACGGCGTCGCGGACCGGGTGACGTTCGTGCAGGCCGACGTGAGCCGGCTCAATCTGGACGGTAACTCCTTCGACCTGGTGGTCTCCGGCCTGGGCATCAGTGCCGTGCCCAGCGCGCAGGGGCGCCAAGCCGCGCTGGAGGAGGCGGTGCGCGTCACCCGTCCAGGCGGCCGGCTGGTGCTGGCCGACGTCCGACACATCCGCGAGTACCTGCAGCAGCTCACCGACCTGGGCTGCGTGCAGGTCAACCAGCAGCCGCTGGGCTGGCGGCTCTGGTACGGCGGGCCGTGGTTGGCCACCACGCTGGTCAGTGCCCGCAAGCCGGTGGACTAG
- a CDS encoding histidinol-phosphate transaminase yields MADGPRLRAAITDIPGYQPGRVPAGGAAFKLSSNENPYPPLPAVLEVIAAAAADANRYPDMAATGLVNALASYLDVPAEHLALGTGSVGVLQQLLQSTVTPGDEVLYAWRSFEAYPILVQIVGGTSVRIPLDGAARHDLTAMADAITERTRAILLCSPNNPTGPAIHRDELNEFLDRAVPTDVLVVLDEAYREFVTDPDVPDGIEIYRQRSNVAVLRTFSKAYGLAGLRVGYVVAPPAVAGAARACAVPFGVSTVAQAAAVASLAADEELRDRVAALVLERSRVLDGLRAAGWDPPDAQGNFVWLPLGEATIDFATACEAAGVMVRPFSPDGARISVGAPSVDARMLEVAANFPVQPRRPHQRL; encoded by the coding sequence ATGGCGGACGGACCACGGCTGCGCGCCGCGATCACGGACATCCCCGGCTACCAGCCGGGCCGGGTGCCGGCCGGCGGTGCGGCGTTCAAGCTCTCCTCCAACGAGAACCCGTACCCGCCGCTGCCCGCGGTGCTCGAGGTGATTGCCGCCGCGGCGGCCGACGCCAACCGGTACCCGGACATGGCCGCCACCGGGTTGGTCAACGCCCTGGCGAGTTATCTCGACGTGCCGGCCGAGCACCTCGCATTGGGCACCGGATCGGTTGGGGTGCTGCAACAACTGCTGCAGTCCACCGTCACGCCGGGCGATGAGGTGCTCTACGCGTGGCGGTCCTTCGAGGCCTATCCGATCCTGGTGCAGATCGTCGGCGGCACCTCGGTGCGTATCCCGCTGGACGGCGCCGCCCGGCACGACTTGACCGCGATGGCCGACGCGATCACCGAGCGGACCCGGGCGATCCTGCTGTGCAGCCCGAATAACCCGACGGGCCCGGCCATCCACCGTGACGAGCTCAACGAGTTCCTGGACCGCGCGGTGCCCACCGATGTGCTGGTGGTGCTCGACGAGGCCTACCGGGAGTTCGTCACCGACCCCGACGTCCCGGACGGCATTGAGATTTACCGGCAACGCAGCAATGTCGCGGTGCTGCGCACCTTCTCCAAGGCCTACGGGTTGGCCGGGCTGCGGGTCGGTTACGTGGTGGCGCCGCCCGCGGTGGCCGGGGCGGCGCGGGCCTGCGCGGTGCCGTTCGGGGTGTCCACCGTGGCGCAGGCGGCCGCGGTCGCCTCGTTGGCGGCGGATGAGGAACTCCGCGACCGGGTCGCGGCGCTGGTGCTCGAACGCAGCCGGGTGCTGGACGGGTTGCGCGCGGCCGGCTGGGACCCGCCCGACGCGCAGGGCAACTTCGTCTGGCTGCCGTTGGGGGAGGCGACCATTGACTTCGCCACGGCCTGCGAGGCGGCCGGGGTGATGGTGCGTCCGTTCTCCCCGGACGGGGCGCGGATCAGCGTGGGCGCGCCGAGTGTGGACGCGCGCATGCTCGAGGTCGCCGCCAACTTCCCAGTCCAACCAAGGCGTCCCCACCAGCGGCTTTAG
- a CDS encoding peroxiredoxin: MAIAVGDKVPDVEVKVLGEDGMPVGISAAEALGSGKVVLFAVPGAFTPGCSRAHLPGFVAGAEALAGKGVDKVACVGINDAWVMDAWAEAQGAKGKITMLADGNGAFTEAMGMAFDGSGFGLGTRSMRYAAVIEDGVITQLDIEDSPASVAVSSCENMLASL; encoded by the coding sequence ATGGCGATTGCGGTGGGCGACAAGGTTCCCGACGTCGAGGTCAAGGTGCTCGGCGAGGACGGTATGCCGGTGGGCATCAGCGCCGCCGAGGCGCTGGGCTCCGGCAAGGTCGTGCTGTTCGCGGTGCCGGGTGCCTTCACCCCCGGCTGCAGCCGTGCCCACCTGCCCGGCTTCGTGGCCGGGGCCGAGGCGCTGGCGGGCAAGGGCGTGGACAAGGTCGCCTGCGTCGGCATCAACGACGCCTGGGTGATGGACGCCTGGGCCGAGGCGCAGGGCGCCAAGGGCAAGATCACCATGCTGGCCGACGGCAACGGCGCGTTCACCGAGGCCATGGGCATGGCCTTCGACGGGTCCGGCTTCGGCCTGGGCACCCGGTCCATGCGCTACGCCGCCGTGATAGAGGACGGCGTGATCACTCAGCTCGATATCGAGGACAGCCCCGCGTCGGTGGCCGTGTCCTCCTGCGAGAACATGCTCGCCTCTCTGTAG
- a CDS encoding low molecular weight protein-tyrosine-phosphatase: MRIAVVCLGNICRSPMAAAVLRHKLDKAGLGDEVTVSSAGTGDWHIGASADRRARAALRARGYPDEHRARQFGRADFAEHDLVLAMDTANVRDLRRIAPTEDVEIRLFDTVDVPDPYYGDATDFDAALDQIEAAANALIAELRAQLQR; the protein is encoded by the coding sequence GTGCGGATAGCGGTCGTGTGCCTGGGGAACATCTGCCGCTCACCGATGGCCGCGGCCGTGCTGCGACACAAGCTCGACAAGGCGGGGCTGGGTGACGAGGTCACGGTGAGCTCGGCGGGGACCGGGGACTGGCACATCGGGGCATCGGCGGATCGACGGGCCCGGGCGGCGTTGCGGGCCCGCGGCTACCCGGACGAGCATCGGGCACGGCAGTTCGGGCGAGCGGATTTCGCCGAGCATGACCTGGTGCTCGCCATGGACACAGCGAACGTGCGCGACCTGCGGCGCATCGCCCCCACCGAGGACGTCGAGATCCGATTGTTCGACACCGTCGACGTGCCCGATCCCTATTACGGCGACGCGACGGACTTCGACGCGGCGCTGGACCAGATCGAGGCCGCCGCGAATGCCTTGATCGCCGAACTCCGGGCACAACTGCAGAGGTGA
- the thiC gene encoding phosphomethylpyrimidine synthase ThiC, producing MTIVEEPATTTEAPAFRKTYLVGSREDLRVPMREVALTTGDRVVLYDTSGPYTDAGVSTDIRRGLELVRDRWIAERGDTVGYDGRIALPTDDGYADADRRDRSLNGLDAVFTGSRRPLKATGAPVTQLSYARRGLITPEMEFVALREGVEAEFVRSEIARGRAILPANVNHPETEPMIIGRNFLVKINANIGNSAVASSIEEEVDKMTWATRWGADTVMDLSTGRNIHTTREWIIRNSPVPIGTVPIYQALEKVDGKAAELTWEIYRDTLIEQCEQGVDYFTVHAGVRLPYVPLTAKRKTGIVSRGGSIMAAWCLAHHQESFLYTHFEDICELLKQYDVSFSLGDGLRPGCTHDANDEAQLAELRTLGELTEIAWRHDVQVMIEGPGHVAMNKIKENMDLQLEVCHEAPFYTLGPLVTDIAPGYDHITSAIGAAMIGWFGTAMLCYVTPKEHLGLPDRDDVKTGVITYKIAAHAADLAKGHPGASAWDDALSDARFEFRWEDQFNLALDPDTARAFHDETLPAEAAKTAHFCSMCGPHFCSMRITQDVRKYAAEHGLGAEEALDAGMAEKSREFRELGDRVYLPLAD from the coding sequence ATGACGATCGTCGAAGAACCCGCCACCACGACGGAAGCCCCGGCGTTCCGCAAGACCTACCTGGTGGGCTCGCGCGAGGACCTGCGAGTGCCGATGCGCGAGGTGGCGCTGACCACCGGCGACCGCGTGGTCCTCTACGACACTTCCGGGCCGTACACCGACGCCGGCGTGTCCACCGACATTCGTCGGGGGTTGGAGCTGGTGCGAGACCGGTGGATTGCTGAGCGCGGGGACACCGTCGGGTACGACGGCCGTATCGCGCTTCCGACGGACGACGGGTACGCCGACGCGGACCGCCGCGACCGCAGCCTCAACGGCCTGGATGCGGTGTTCACCGGATCGCGTCGGCCCCTCAAGGCCACCGGCGCCCCGGTCACCCAGCTCTCCTACGCGCGCCGCGGGCTGATCACCCCGGAAATGGAGTTCGTCGCGTTGCGCGAGGGCGTCGAGGCGGAGTTCGTGCGCTCGGAGATCGCTCGCGGGCGGGCGATCCTGCCCGCCAACGTGAACCATCCGGAGACCGAGCCGATGATCATCGGCCGCAACTTCCTGGTGAAGATCAACGCCAACATCGGCAACTCCGCGGTCGCCTCCTCCATCGAGGAGGAGGTCGACAAGATGACCTGGGCGACCCGGTGGGGCGCGGACACGGTCATGGACCTGTCGACCGGCCGGAACATCCACACCACCCGCGAGTGGATCATCCGCAACTCACCGGTGCCGATCGGCACCGTGCCGATCTACCAGGCGCTGGAGAAGGTCGACGGTAAGGCCGCCGAGCTGACCTGGGAGATCTACCGGGACACCCTCATCGAGCAGTGCGAGCAGGGTGTGGACTACTTCACCGTGCACGCCGGCGTGCGGCTGCCCTACGTGCCGCTGACCGCCAAGCGGAAGACCGGCATCGTCTCCCGCGGCGGCTCGATCATGGCCGCGTGGTGCCTGGCGCACCACCAGGAGTCCTTCCTGTACACGCACTTCGAGGACATCTGCGAGCTGCTCAAGCAGTACGACGTCTCGTTCTCCCTCGGCGACGGCCTGCGGCCGGGCTGCACCCACGACGCCAATGACGAGGCGCAGCTGGCCGAGCTGCGCACGCTGGGTGAGCTGACCGAGATCGCCTGGCGGCACGATGTGCAGGTGATGATCGAGGGCCCCGGCCACGTCGCGATGAACAAGATCAAGGAGAACATGGACCTCCAACTGGAGGTCTGCCACGAGGCGCCGTTCTACACCCTGGGCCCGCTGGTCACCGACATCGCGCCGGGCTACGACCACATCACCTCCGCGATCGGCGCGGCGATGATCGGCTGGTTCGGCACCGCGATGCTCTGCTACGTCACGCCCAAGGAGCACCTCGGCCTGCCCGACCGCGACGACGTGAAGACCGGCGTGATCACCTACAAGATCGCCGCGCACGCCGCGGACCTGGCCAAGGGCCACCCCGGCGCCTCGGCCTGGGATGACGCGCTGTCAGATGCACGGTTCGAGTTCCGCTGGGAGGACCAGTTCAACCTGGCCCTGGATCCGGACACCGCGCGGGCGTTCCACGACGAGACGCTGCCGGCCGAGGCCGCCAAGACCGCGCACTTCTGCTCCATGTGCGGCCCGCACTTCTGCTCCATGCGGATCACCCAGGACGTCCGCAAGTACGCCGCGGAGCACGGGTTGGGCGCGGAGGAGGCGCTGGACGCCGGGATGGCCGAGAAGTCGCGGGAGTTCCGCGAGCTCGGCGACCGCGTCTACCTCCCCCTCGCCGACTGA
- a CDS encoding dihydrolipoamide acetyltransferase family protein, whose protein sequence is MARKQFKLPDVGEGLTDGEILRWYVSPGDRVTVNQTIVEIETAKAAVELPCPYEGEVVELLAEVGEIIDVGAPIITIETEPGSTSAEPAPAAPAAAIPAPAAPATESVAAGLIGGEAPGGRTAVLVGYGPRTTTAKRRPRRGEHAGAHTHTPAAIAEEVPAGPMGTESYQPVRHGGLEVGRLTEAREAPYAGEAVPARTIALEEQSSRLVVLAKPPVRKMARDLGVDLRRVSPTGAGGTITRDDVNAAATAAPAPAGEVREERVPVKGVRRMTAQAMVASAFTAPHVTEFLTVDVTRTSEFVDRLREHRAMAGVKVSPLLVLAKAMCLAVRRTPEVNATFDDAAHEIVLKHYVNLGIAAATPRGLLVPNIKNADALSLPELAAALGELTATAREGRTQPADMAGGTITVTNVGVFGVDAGTPILNPGESAILAFGAIRPQPWVVDGEVVPRQVSTLSLSFDHRVVDGEAGSRFLVDVGSVLEDPASALLF, encoded by the coding sequence GTGGCACGCAAGCAGTTCAAGCTGCCTGACGTCGGTGAGGGTCTGACCGACGGCGAGATCCTGCGCTGGTACGTCTCACCGGGCGACCGGGTGACGGTCAATCAGACGATCGTGGAGATCGAGACGGCGAAGGCGGCCGTGGAGTTGCCCTGCCCGTACGAGGGCGAGGTGGTCGAATTGCTGGCCGAGGTCGGCGAGATTATCGACGTGGGCGCGCCGATCATCACCATCGAGACCGAGCCGGGTTCGACGTCTGCCGAGCCCGCGCCGGCGGCCCCGGCCGCAGCCATCCCGGCGCCCGCGGCTCCGGCCACCGAATCCGTGGCGGCCGGGCTGATCGGTGGCGAGGCGCCCGGCGGGCGCACCGCGGTACTGGTCGGCTACGGCCCGCGCACCACCACGGCCAAGCGTCGTCCGCGGCGCGGTGAGCATGCCGGCGCGCACACGCACACCCCGGCGGCCATCGCCGAGGAGGTGCCGGCCGGCCCGATGGGCACCGAGTCCTACCAGCCGGTGCGCCACGGCGGCCTGGAGGTCGGCCGGTTGACCGAGGCCCGCGAGGCCCCGTACGCCGGGGAAGCCGTACCGGCCCGCACCATCGCCCTGGAGGAGCAGAGCTCCCGGCTGGTCGTGCTGGCCAAGCCGCCGGTCCGCAAGATGGCGCGTGACCTCGGGGTGGACCTGCGCCGGGTCAGCCCGACCGGCGCCGGCGGGACCATCACCCGGGACGACGTGAACGCCGCCGCCACAGCCGCCCCGGCACCGGCCGGCGAGGTCCGCGAGGAGCGGGTGCCGGTGAAGGGCGTGCGACGGATGACCGCGCAGGCCATGGTCGCCAGCGCGTTCACCGCCCCGCACGTCACCGAGTTCCTCACCGTGGACGTCACCCGGACTTCTGAGTTCGTCGACCGGCTGCGCGAGCACCGGGCGATGGCGGGGGTGAAGGTCTCCCCGCTGCTGGTGTTGGCCAAGGCGATGTGCCTGGCGGTGCGGCGTACCCCGGAGGTCAACGCGACCTTCGACGACGCCGCGCACGAGATCGTGCTGAAGCACTACGTGAACCTGGGCATCGCCGCGGCCACGCCGCGTGGGCTGCTGGTGCCGAACATCAAGAACGCCGACGCGCTGTCACTCCCGGAACTGGCGGCCGCCCTGGGCGAGTTGACGGCCACCGCGCGGGAGGGCCGGACCCAGCCCGCCGACATGGCCGGTGGCACCATCACCGTCACCAACGTCGGCGTGTTCGGCGTGGACGCGGGCACCCCGATCCTCAACCCCGGCGAATCCGCGATCCTCGCCTTCGGCGCGATCCGGCCGCAGCCGTGGGTGGTGGACGGGGAGGTCGTGCCGCGTCAGGTGAGCACGCTGTCGCTCTCCTTCGACCATCGCGTGGTCGACGGCGAGGCCGGCTCTCGGTTCCTGGTCGACGTCGGCTCGGTGCTGGAGGACCCGGCCTCGGCCCTGCTGTTCTAA
- the pdhA gene encoding pyruvate dehydrogenase (acetyl-transferring) E1 component subunit alpha translates to MLSPTEDFVQLLTPEGELVDHPEYASEFTDAELRGLYRDLVLVRRIDAEATALQRQGELGIWASLLGQEAAQVGSGRALGPKDHVFPTYREHGVAWCRDVDPLRLLGLFRGVNTGGWDPEAHKFHLYTIVIGAQTLHATGYAMGIQRDGLVGEGNAEAVIAYFGDGATSQGDVNEAFIWASSFQAPVVFFCQNNQWAISIPTDKQSRVPLYQRARGFGFPGIRVDGNDVLAVHAVTRAALDRAREGSGPTFIEAFTYRMGAHTTSDDPTRYRIAAEVEAWKLKDPIERLRSFLVRQGKADQAFFDEIAEESDQLAKHVRTGCLEMADPEPLSMFDHVYAEPHPPLQAQRDSFAAYLASFEGGHE, encoded by the coding sequence GTGCTGAGCCCCACCGAGGATTTCGTCCAACTGCTCACCCCCGAGGGCGAGCTGGTGGACCACCCGGAGTACGCGAGCGAGTTCACCGACGCCGAGTTGCGTGGTTTGTACCGGGATCTGGTTCTGGTGCGCCGCATCGACGCGGAGGCCACCGCTCTGCAGCGGCAGGGTGAGCTGGGCATCTGGGCGTCGCTGCTCGGTCAGGAAGCCGCTCAGGTCGGCTCGGGTCGCGCGCTGGGTCCCAAAGACCACGTTTTCCCGACCTACCGCGAGCACGGCGTGGCCTGGTGCCGGGACGTCGACCCGCTGCGCCTGCTCGGCCTGTTCCGCGGCGTGAACACCGGCGGCTGGGACCCCGAGGCACACAAGTTTCACCTGTACACGATCGTCATCGGCGCGCAGACCCTGCACGCCACCGGCTACGCGATGGGCATCCAGCGCGACGGACTGGTCGGCGAGGGCAACGCCGAGGCGGTCATCGCCTACTTCGGCGACGGTGCCACCAGCCAGGGCGACGTGAACGAGGCCTTCATCTGGGCCAGCAGCTTCCAGGCCCCGGTGGTGTTCTTCTGCCAGAACAACCAGTGGGCCATCTCCATCCCCACCGACAAGCAGTCCCGGGTGCCGCTCTATCAGCGCGCTCGCGGCTTCGGCTTCCCCGGCATCCGGGTGGACGGCAACGACGTGCTCGCGGTGCACGCCGTCACCCGCGCCGCGCTGGACCGCGCCCGGGAGGGCAGCGGCCCGACGTTCATCGAGGCGTTCACCTACCGCATGGGTGCGCACACCACGTCGGATGACCCGACCCGGTACCGCATCGCGGCCGAGGTCGAGGCGTGGAAGTTGAAGGACCCGATCGAGCGGTTGCGTTCCTTCCTGGTCCGCCAGGGCAAGGCCGACCAGGCCTTCTTCGATGAGATCGCCGAGGAGTCCGACCAGCTGGCCAAACACGTGCGCACCGGCTGCCTGGAGATGGCCGACCCGGAGCCGCTGTCCATGTTCGATCACGTCTACGCCGAGCCGCACCCGCCGCTGCAGGCGCAGCGCGATTCCTTCGCCGCCTACCTCGCCTCGTTCGAAGGTGGTCACGAATGA